The proteins below are encoded in one region of Halocatena salina:
- a CDS encoding MnhB domain-containing protein, with protein sequence MSDSTTDAETPTPYVESPIIMTTVRIITPFVFTFGLFVMFHGADSSGGGFQGGVIVGTVVLMLGMAFGIETTRSWVGPKLPVGLVGSGVLAFILIGIGPVLLGGTFLEYHTYGIYHATKYGIELVELGIGLIVSGIVTGLFFVISSGMGDNGGETA encoded by the coding sequence ATGAGCGACAGTACAACCGACGCTGAGACACCGACACCGTACGTCGAAAGTCCGATCATCATGACGACCGTCCGCATCATCACGCCGTTCGTGTTCACGTTCGGGCTGTTCGTGATGTTCCACGGTGCGGACTCGTCCGGTGGTGGCTTTCAGGGCGGCGTTATCGTCGGGACCGTCGTTCTCATGCTCGGGATGGCGTTCGGTATCGAGACGACACGAAGCTGGGTGGGTCCGAAACTCCCGGTCGGTCTGGTCGGTAGCGGTGTCCTTGCGTTCATACTGATCGGCATTGGGCCCGTTCTACTCGGAGGAACGTTTCTAGAGTATCACACATATGGGATATATCACGCCACCAAATACGGGATCGAACTGGTCGAGCTCGGAATCGGACTCATCGTTTCGGGTATCGTGACTGGCCTCTTTTTCGTCATTTCGTCCGGAATGGGAGACAATGGAGGTGAGACTGCATGA
- a CDS encoding cation:proton antiporter subunit C, which translates to MIEVLNDRLYYLVAFLLIGIGTYMMIDKSNLVKKVIGMNVFQSGIFLFFIVIAYVSGASPPLLTAPGPYVNPLPHVLILTAIVVGVSLTAVALGLIVRIYEEYGTLDTAVIREVSEDD; encoded by the coding sequence ATGATCGAGGTTCTAAACGATCGCCTCTACTACCTCGTGGCGTTCCTGTTAATCGGGATCGGAACATACATGATGATTGATAAATCTAATCTCGTGAAAAAAGTCATCGGGATGAACGTGTTTCAGTCAGGGATATTCCTGTTTTTCATCGTGATCGCGTACGTGTCGGGGGCAAGTCCACCGCTGCTGACCGCCCCGGGACCGTACGTCAATCCACTTCCCCACGTATTGATCCTCACTGCGATCGTCGTCGGGGTGAGCCTCACGGCCGTCGCTCTCGGACTCATCGTCCGCATTTATGAGGAATACGGGACGCTCGACACCGCCGTGATTCGGGAGGTGAGCGAGGATGACTGA
- a CDS encoding cation:proton antiporter, producing MTLITDILFGAAAVFVTASLIAVYRILRGPTMPDRVIAINVLGSNVVIVIALLAAAIGEPGALDIALVYALLNFLLSITISKFTVDRGEVL from the coding sequence ATGACGCTCATCACAGACATCCTCTTTGGCGCTGCTGCCGTGTTCGTCACCGCCTCGTTGATCGCCGTCTATCGGATCCTGCGCGGACCCACGATGCCCGACCGCGTCATCGCAATCAACGTCCTCGGATCGAACGTCGTCATCGTCATCGCCTTGTTAGCAGCAGCCATCGGTGAACCCGGCGCGCTCGACATCGCCCTCGTCTATGCTTTGTTGAATTTCTTATTGAGTATCACAATATCGAAATTCACCGTCGACCGAGGTGAGGTGCTGTAA
- a CDS encoding preprotein translocase subunit SecD, whose amino-acid sequence MSRNFSLRENWRIVLLVVIVLLSAVSIFAPVGDGGGAQNDTVGNASDSATEGPTNLQFGLELSGGTRIRAPMVGMTAEDVGFNGSDPQAQTELERALTNELSLSSQDVRVRPTSQDGGTVELFNENVTQEEFARALQNQGKDVQTDDIRDGVTDKTLETAEGVLDRKVTGAGLSGGEVSISRSTTGDEAFIVVEVPNKQPEEVIDLIDDRGTVLVVAHFPVEENGTKTYRNVQLFTQEGIKDVNPANQPEGGRPGVPIILEQNAAKNFSDAMRKFGFLSEPPCTYYTNKNDSGHCLYTVSNGKVINGTITEGEIVSAASMGDLSTKMKRGNFVDDPRFRITSANLSEAQNLALDMRAGALPTTLDIDGGTSTYVQPSLAEKFKLLSLVTGLLTMLAVAGTVAYRYREPRIAVPMVVTAAAEVFILLGFSAAIGLAIDLSHIAGFIAVIGTGVDDLVIIADEILQQGDVSTNRVFRSRFRKAFWVIGAAAATTIVAMLPLAALSLGDLQGFALITIVGVLVGVLITRPAYGDVIRNLVLD is encoded by the coding sequence ATGAGCCGGAATTTCAGCCTCCGGGAAAACTGGCGTATCGTGTTACTCGTCGTGATCGTCCTGTTGAGTGCTGTCTCGATTTTCGCCCCCGTCGGTGACGGCGGAGGTGCCCAGAACGATACGGTGGGCAACGCCTCGGATTCGGCCACTGAGGGCCCGACGAACCTCCAGTTCGGACTGGAGCTATCGGGGGGAACGCGGATCCGAGCGCCGATGGTCGGGATGACCGCAGAAGACGTCGGATTCAACGGATCAGATCCGCAGGCACAGACCGAACTCGAGCGAGCACTCACGAACGAGCTATCACTGTCGTCACAGGACGTACGAGTGCGACCGACATCGCAGGACGGCGGAACTGTCGAACTGTTCAACGAGAACGTGACCCAAGAGGAGTTCGCTCGGGCGCTCCAGAACCAAGGGAAAGATGTTCAAACCGACGACATCCGAGACGGCGTCACCGACAAAACGCTCGAAACCGCTGAGGGTGTCCTCGATCGGAAGGTCACGGGGGCCGGACTGTCTGGTGGTGAGGTGTCGATCTCACGATCCACGACTGGTGATGAGGCGTTCATCGTGGTCGAAGTGCCGAACAAACAGCCAGAAGAGGTCATCGATCTCATCGACGATCGCGGGACAGTGCTCGTCGTCGCGCACTTCCCTGTAGAAGAAAACGGAACGAAAACGTACCGGAACGTCCAGCTGTTCACGCAGGAAGGAATCAAGGACGTCAATCCAGCAAACCAACCAGAGGGTGGACGACCGGGAGTTCCTATTATTCTTGAACAGAATGCTGCAAAGAATTTCTCCGATGCGATGCGAAAGTTCGGCTTCTTGAGTGAGCCGCCATGCACCTACTACACTAACAAGAACGATTCGGGCCACTGCCTGTACACCGTTTCGAACGGGAAGGTCATCAACGGAACGATCACAGAAGGAGAAATCGTGTCCGCAGCGAGCATGGGTGACCTGTCAACTAAGATGAAACGTGGTAATTTCGTAGACGATCCGAGATTTCGGATCACCAGCGCCAACCTCTCTGAGGCCCAAAACCTTGCGTTAGATATGCGAGCCGGTGCCTTGCCGACGACGCTCGACATCGACGGGGGGACCTCCACGTACGTCCAGCCGAGCTTAGCAGAGAAATTCAAGCTGCTCTCGCTCGTCACCGGACTGCTCACCATGCTCGCTGTCGCCGGCACGGTGGCCTACCGGTACCGAGAGCCACGGATCGCGGTCCCGATGGTGGTGACAGCGGCTGCTGAGGTGTTCATCTTGCTCGGCTTCTCGGCCGCCATCGGTCTCGCCATCGATCTCTCACACATCGCTGGCTTCATCGCGGTGATCGGGACTGGAGTGGACGATCTCGTCATCATCGCTGATGAGATACTCCAGCAGGGAGACGTATCGACGAACCGCGTGTTCCGATCGCGGTTCCGGAAGGCGTTTTGGGTTATCGGCGCGGCCGCAGCCACCACTATCGTCGCCATGTTACCCCTCGCCGCGCTGTCGCTCGGTGATCTCCAAGGCTTTGCGCTGATCACGATCGTCGGCGTGCTCGTCGGCGTGCTCATCACACGACCGGCGTACGGCGACGTGATCCGGAATCTGGTGTTGGATTGA
- a CDS encoding MFS transporter, with protein sequence MSDRGRLAFIVWSVLVSQVFLYPGLEDTVAALGGNGTILAGTWFLVAEFGAFVVCAVLWGVLSDVLGRRTPLVVLGAAGGAASYLAVALSPRLGVTFGVVLLLRVVGGAFTIGAFSLSITMLMDLSGGHGRNMGAAGTAVGLGAALGSVAGGQLATVDPLAPLYGGAALLGGVAVLAATIPDRSPDNGLPADAIVNHVRTRPALLVPFAFGYIDRLTAGFFALTGVAYFRDAFGIDAAQAGLTLALFFVPFAVLQYPIGWLSDRIGRFLPVVVGSMLYGVTIVGIGLVPNYALAGGLLIASGICGACVSPTTMALVTDIVPATERGVGMGGFNVFGSLGMLSGFLVGGIVTNQYGYLPAFFAAGGLEIAIAVVAANAVKRIATE encoded by the coding sequence ATGAGTGACCGAGGACGGCTCGCCTTCATCGTGTGGAGTGTGCTCGTCTCACAGGTGTTTCTGTATCCGGGGTTAGAAGATACGGTCGCCGCCCTCGGTGGCAACGGCACCATCCTTGCCGGAACGTGGTTTCTCGTCGCCGAATTCGGTGCGTTCGTCGTCTGTGCTGTCCTGTGGGGTGTCCTGAGCGATGTGCTCGGTCGGCGGACGCCACTCGTGGTACTCGGGGCTGCCGGTGGGGCCGCCAGCTACCTCGCGGTCGCGCTGTCCCCCCGGCTGGGCGTCACGTTCGGCGTCGTACTCCTACTGCGGGTCGTCGGTGGGGCGTTTACGATCGGTGCGTTCTCGTTATCGATCACGATGTTGATGGATCTCTCCGGCGGCCACGGTCGAAACATGGGCGCAGCCGGCACGGCGGTGGGACTGGGCGCGGCACTCGGATCCGTTGCTGGCGGTCAACTTGCGACAGTCGACCCGTTGGCACCCCTGTACGGTGGTGCGGCGCTGCTGGGTGGTGTGGCGGTCCTCGCCGCGACGATTCCGGATCGGAGCCCCGACAACGGGCTACCAGCTGACGCCATCGTCAACCACGTTCGCACCCGTCCCGCGCTCCTCGTGCCCTTCGCCTTCGGATACATCGACCGGCTGACCGCTGGATTTTTCGCGTTGACAGGAGTCGCTTACTTCCGGGATGCGTTCGGGATCGATGCCGCACAAGCGGGTCTCACGCTGGCGCTGTTTTTCGTGCCGTTCGCCGTGTTGCAGTACCCCATCGGCTGGCTGTCGGATCGGATCGGTCGGTTCCTTCCAGTGGTGGTCGGGTCGATGCTGTACGGCGTGACGATCGTCGGAATCGGACTCGTGCCCAATTACGCCCTGGCCGGTGGGCTACTGATCGCCAGCGGGATCTGTGGAGCGTGCGTCTCGCCCACGACGATGGCGCTTGTTACCGACATCGTTCCGGCTACAGAACGTGGTGTGGGGATGGGTGGCTTCAACGTGTTTGGAAGTCTTGGAATGTTGAGTGGATTTCTCGTCGGTGGCATCGTCACCAACCAGTACGGCTATCTACCGGCGTTTTTCGCGGCTGGGGGGTTGGAAATCGCCATCGCCGTGGTCGCCGCCAATGCGGTCAAACGGATCGCCACCGAATGA
- the rnhB gene encoding ribonuclease HII: MNEFGVDEAGKGPVLGPMVAACVVAQPDVLPDGIDDSKKLSAARRESLTTRLREEPSVSVGVARISPARIDDPTTDMNTLTVAAHAEAISQVVSASTTGVVDGADTDPARFARRVTDRVSVPVEITAEHGADETYSLVGAASVIAKVERDSAIAALCEEYGDVGSGYPSDSTTRAFLTEYVGEHGRLPDCARASWKTAKEALAAAEQSALDSF; encoded by the coding sequence GTGAACGAATTCGGCGTCGACGAGGCGGGAAAGGGACCGGTGTTAGGTCCGATGGTAGCTGCGTGTGTGGTTGCCCAACCGGATGTGCTTCCCGATGGGATCGACGATTCGAAGAAGCTCTCAGCGGCGCGCCGGGAGTCGCTCACAACCCGATTGCGTGAGGAGCCGTCCGTCAGCGTGGGTGTGGCTCGAATCTCGCCCGCCCGGATCGACGACCCGACGACCGACATGAACACGCTCACGGTCGCCGCCCACGCCGAGGCGATCTCACAGGTCGTCTCGGCGTCCACAACGGGCGTCGTCGACGGCGCGGACACCGATCCAGCACGGTTCGCCCGGCGGGTGACCGACCGGGTGTCGGTCCCGGTCGAGATCACTGCCGAACACGGGGCCGATGAGACGTACTCGCTCGTCGGTGCCGCGAGCGTGATCGCAAAAGTCGAACGCGACAGCGCCATCGCGGCGCTGTGTGAGGAGTACGGCGATGTCGGTAGCGGCTACCCGAGTGATTCGACCACGCGTGCGTTTCTCACCGAGTATGTGGGTGAGCACGGCCGACTTCCGGATTGTGCCCGAGCATCGTGGAAAACGGCGAAAGAAGCGCTTGCGGCAGCCGAGCAGTCGGCACTCGATTCGTTTTGA
- the mnhG gene encoding monovalent cation/H(+) antiporter subunit G yields MEIQEIVVLLLAAGGVFFAIVAAIGLVRLPDVYTRTHSASKSETFGAVLTLTAVAITFGWDLSSLKTVLLLVFMFLTNPTAAHAIVRAAADQDIEPWTTEDEES; encoded by the coding sequence ATGGAGATACAGGAGATCGTGGTCCTCCTGTTGGCCGCCGGTGGTGTGTTCTTCGCTATCGTTGCCGCCATCGGTCTCGTTCGTCTCCCAGATGTGTATACGCGAACGCACAGCGCCTCAAAGAGCGAGACGTTCGGAGCAGTGTTGACGCTCACTGCGGTAGCAATCACGTTCGGCTGGGATCTATCGTCGCTGAAGACGGTGCTGCTGTTGGTATTCATGTTCCTTACGAACCCCACTGCCGCCCACGCTATCGTGCGGGCAGCGGCCGATCAGGACATCGAACCGTGGACGACGGAGGACGAAGAATCATGA
- the secF gene encoding protein translocase subunit SecF — protein sequence MTDFEVPDVEYSRYTNRQLAAIPLAVLAVALLIIAGWYVATGVPVTPGIDFTGGTELQISTSDSPDQIEQTFESQLPYEVDSVAESGDSYIVTIQATEQGEVNEIMNTAEQEGYTVQSAQTRSAAFSSDAQGQALIGVAVAFVGMSVLAFVLFRTFVPSIAIVISAFSDIMIPVALMNIFGIPLSLGTVAALLMLIGYSVDSDILLNNSVLRRRGDFYESTYRARRTGVTMTLTSIVAMIVMTVFSSPLVFGIPLLPDIGIVLVFGLTADLMNTYLLNVSLLRYYKYEGVAG from the coding sequence ATGACCGACTTCGAGGTACCGGATGTGGAGTACAGCCGGTACACGAACCGTCAGCTCGCTGCGATCCCGCTCGCGGTGCTGGCGGTCGCTCTTCTCATTATTGCGGGATGGTACGTCGCTACTGGCGTGCCCGTGACGCCGGGGATCGATTTTACCGGTGGGACGGAGCTACAAATCTCGACGTCCGACTCTCCCGACCAGATCGAACAGACGTTCGAATCTCAGCTTCCCTACGAAGTGGATTCGGTCGCCGAAAGCGGCGATTCCTACATCGTGACTATTCAAGCGACCGAACAAGGCGAGGTTAACGAGATCATGAACACCGCAGAGCAGGAAGGGTATACGGTCCAATCAGCCCAAACGCGATCGGCGGCATTCAGCTCAGACGCCCAAGGACAAGCACTGATCGGGGTAGCCGTCGCGTTCGTTGGTATGAGCGTGCTCGCGTTCGTGTTGTTCCGGACGTTCGTCCCGTCGATCGCGATTGTCATCAGCGCCTTTTCGGACATCATGATTCCGGTCGCGCTGATGAACATCTTCGGTATACCGCTCTCGCTGGGGACTGTCGCGGCGCTGTTGATGCTCATCGGTTACAGCGTCGACTCGGACATCCTGCTCAACAACAGCGTTCTCCGGCGACGCGGGGACTTCTATGAATCCACGTACCGCGCGCGTCGAACCGGCGTGACGATGACGCTCACCTCGATCGTAGCGATGATCGTGATGACTGTCTTTTCCTCACCACTCGTGTTCGGTATTCCCCTGTTGCCCGACATCGGGATCGTGCTCGTGTTCGGACTCACAGCCGATCTGATGAACACGTATCTGCTCAACGTGAGCCTGCTTCGGTATTACAAATACGAGGGGGTCGCGGGATGA
- a CDS encoding monovalent cation/H+ antiporter subunit E, with product MTDLRLLIPVSESVTLRNTVAYAVRHALERTDENDGSVAIHFVYPLTERPTFDPESEEAETAHTLLDRVTVWAQEDIEDDANTVTIETAVIGAEEYLFSPGDYANVLVQYARNHDLDVAVFDPGFSPLGTTPLLPPLEAEVQNAGLDVREAPVQRERRSPPLARRGTVTQFLTLFGVSYVFYLLLGGSFETYNLVTGVISAGVVSVALWRVSLTSPVRPVRAAKQLGRLALYLPYLVGEIAKGSVHVAYVVLHPDLPIDPEVTEFDAAVWSTLSITTYANSITLTPGTLTVNVSQRRFTVHSLTSTTREDLLDGALERAVRFVFYGRAAMDIPSPRDRMNDEDESQ from the coding sequence GTGACTGACCTGCGGCTACTCATTCCGGTTTCAGAGTCGGTCACGCTACGGAACACCGTCGCATACGCTGTTCGTCATGCGCTCGAACGGACCGACGAAAACGATGGCTCGGTGGCGATCCACTTCGTGTACCCTCTTACGGAGCGCCCTACGTTCGATCCGGAATCGGAGGAAGCCGAAACGGCACACACGCTACTCGACCGGGTGACGGTGTGGGCCCAAGAGGATATCGAAGACGATGCCAACACAGTAACCATCGAAACCGCCGTGATCGGCGCAGAAGAGTATCTGTTCAGTCCGGGGGATTACGCCAACGTTCTCGTGCAGTACGCCCGTAACCACGATCTCGACGTTGCGGTGTTCGATCCCGGATTTTCCCCGCTCGGAACGACGCCCCTGTTGCCCCCCTTAGAAGCCGAAGTGCAGAATGCGGGGTTGGATGTCAGAGAGGCACCGGTCCAACGAGAGCGACGAAGCCCTCCCTTGGCACGACGTGGCACTGTCACGCAGTTTCTGACGCTGTTCGGTGTTTCGTACGTGTTTTATTTGTTGCTAGGAGGATCGTTCGAAACGTACAACCTCGTCACTGGCGTGATCAGTGCCGGCGTCGTTTCGGTCGCGCTGTGGAGGGTCTCGCTCACCTCGCCGGTTCGTCCCGTCCGGGCGGCCAAACAGCTCGGACGGCTCGCACTATATCTACCGTATCTCGTAGGAGAGATCGCAAAAGGAAGCGTTCACGTCGCCTACGTCGTTCTCCATCCGGATCTCCCGATCGATCCGGAGGTGACCGAGTTCGATGCCGCTGTGTGGTCGACGCTGTCGATAACGACGTATGCCAACAGCATCACGCTCACTCCCGGAACCCTCACTGTCAACGTCTCCCAGCGACGGTTTACCGTGCATTCGCTGACCTCAACCACACGCGAGGACCTGCTAGACGGAGCGCTCGAACGAGCAGTGCGCTTTGTCTTCTATGGCCGGGCAGCCATGGATATTCCGAGTCCGCGAGACCGCATGAACGACGAGGATGAGAGCCAATGA
- a CDS encoding M48 family metalloprotease, which produces MCEKIERDGSGEEWEHLRRRTFARDDGVCQRCQTERETLQAHKIVSRPSHIVDDPIETLVTVCRPCHAVLHPDTDSFDNAHKKAPLFPDSDAPKSVSRMRTRDDHVCQRCRAVKTACDELVAYVGPDTDRPLLLCQPCAGVLYAHGNVAAEAFRANHRFPATQLERLKSQATRSPHPDAPPAVAIEWEPESDQPSTPPSSTDVDETEPATATGDTTNEATDSTGIEVFFETLLCLTPTGFIFWMLVLPFTGGEGFGPIISALVLTVLFARVLMLRGNAIAVAIRCSSAAMLTIFGIIGYHMSKGPVWYAVGIPLVSIVEYVQSNPATMGVIVFSVMGAVIAMTMYTGWKSESPTDWFLIGRMITAILLLTVLLTGFTVGLWRLLEAFIWWVLVLLGISPHIIAAVLSGWLLVTFVYYEASRIDTVDQAEDVTSVSSNKYPMIHESTTKIAAQLNIPKPTIAISDRSIPEAITVGYRSQSITLILSEGTLNALNEEELEAVIAHELAHVANRDAMVMTVASLPLRFATGLQERIESISPLTTIGDDTKQDGTNKLPPRDRGIHLVFWVIIFIPWIGTRALKALFARLPSWFRKKSPHNYIWIPPLIIAILTKYSSRPALSILSRARESAADRTAVRVTGSPAALASALQTLDKRINGTQTTDLRASLSILPLEPYPTCITEYPAKTSRFTDVLLFILAPNYDDTDKEENGSMIAKLLLRTDRLFFATHPPTARRIDALRELIDDQDTNRNDR; this is translated from the coding sequence ATGTGTGAGAAGATCGAACGGGATGGGAGTGGCGAGGAGTGGGAGCATCTTCGACGCAGGACGTTCGCCCGCGACGATGGTGTCTGTCAACGCTGCCAGACCGAACGCGAGACCCTCCAGGCCCATAAGATCGTTTCTCGACCGTCTCACATCGTCGACGATCCGATCGAGACGCTCGTCACAGTGTGTCGACCGTGTCACGCCGTTTTGCATCCCGATACTGACTCGTTCGACAACGCACACAAGAAGGCACCGCTGTTTCCGGATTCTGATGCGCCCAAATCGGTCTCTCGGATGCGAACACGTGACGATCACGTGTGTCAGCGATGCCGTGCGGTGAAAACGGCGTGTGATGAACTCGTTGCATACGTCGGTCCTGACACCGACCGGCCGCTACTGCTGTGTCAACCTTGTGCAGGGGTACTTTACGCGCACGGCAATGTGGCTGCTGAGGCGTTCCGGGCAAATCACCGGTTTCCAGCCACTCAATTGGAGAGACTCAAATCGCAGGCGACACGATCGCCCCATCCAGATGCGCCACCTGCTGTTGCGATCGAGTGGGAGCCAGAATCGGATCAGCCCAGTACACCGCCATCGTCAACGGATGTGGATGAAACAGAGCCAGCCACGGCCACAGGGGATACAACGAATGAAGCGACTGATTCTACCGGAATAGAGGTGTTTTTCGAAACCCTCCTGTGTTTGACGCCGACGGGATTTATATTTTGGATGTTGGTTCTTCCGTTCACCGGCGGTGAAGGATTTGGACCGATCATCTCCGCATTAGTGCTCACTGTGCTGTTTGCTCGCGTGTTGATGCTTCGAGGGAATGCCATTGCAGTAGCGATACGGTGTTCTTCTGCGGCGATGCTCACGATATTTGGCATCATTGGATATCACATGAGCAAGGGTCCCGTCTGGTATGCTGTGGGGATTCCACTCGTCTCGATAGTCGAGTACGTCCAGTCGAATCCTGCTACGATGGGCGTGATCGTGTTCTCAGTGATGGGAGCCGTGATAGCCATGACGATGTACACCGGCTGGAAATCTGAATCACCAACGGATTGGTTCCTTATCGGTCGGATGATCACGGCTATCCTTTTGCTCACCGTGTTGTTGACGGGGTTTACGGTCGGTCTCTGGCGTCTCCTCGAGGCATTCATCTGGTGGGTGTTGGTGTTACTCGGAATCTCGCCACACATCATTGCTGCAGTGCTCTCTGGATGGCTGCTCGTAACCTTCGTGTACTACGAAGCTAGCCGGATTGACACTGTCGATCAGGCCGAAGATGTGACCTCTGTATCATCTAACAAATATCCTATGATCCATGAGAGTACAACAAAAATCGCCGCTCAGCTCAATATCCCGAAGCCGACGATTGCAATCTCCGACCGATCCATTCCCGAGGCGATAACGGTTGGCTACCGTTCTCAATCGATCACCCTCATACTGTCAGAAGGTACCCTTAACGCACTCAACGAGGAGGAACTGGAGGCGGTTATCGCCCACGAACTTGCCCACGTCGCTAACAGGGACGCGATGGTGATGACGGTCGCTTCGTTACCACTTCGCTTTGCGACCGGACTCCAAGAGCGTATAGAGAGTATTAGTCCGCTCACTACTATCGGCGATGACACCAAACAAGATGGCACGAACAAACTACCACCACGAGATAGGGGGATTCATTTAGTGTTCTGGGTCATCATATTCATTCCTTGGATCGGAACGCGGGCCCTTAAGGCGCTCTTTGCACGGCTCCCATCGTGGTTCAGAAAGAAATCGCCACACAACTACATCTGGATTCCACCGTTGATCATCGCCATCCTCACGAAGTACAGTAGTCGGCCTGCCCTCAGCATCCTGTCACGAGCGCGTGAATCGGCCGCCGATCGAACAGCCGTCAGGGTAACCGGATCGCCAGCAGCCCTCGCTAGTGCCCTCCAGACGCTCGATAAACGGATCAATGGGACCCAAACAACGGATCTTCGCGCGTCGCTATCGATCCTTCCACTTGAACCTTACCCCACTTGTATCACCGAGTATCCAGCCAAGACATCGAGATTTACGGATGTGCTACTGTTCATCCTGGCACCAAACTATGATGATACAGACAAAGAAGAAAACGGATCAATGATTGCAAAGCTGCTCCTTCGCACCGATCGATTGTTCTTTGCAACACACCCCCCGACCGCGCGCCGCATCGATGCGCTTCGAGAACTCATAGACGACCAAGATACGAATCGAAACGACCGATAG
- a CDS encoding DUF4040 domain-containing protein, whose protein sequence is MNEILEIALLVFVVASALVTALLRDVLGSIIAFSAYSLGISIVWVFLRAPDVGLTEAAVGAGVITVLFLLTIAKTVRPTGDRTLERVNPGALVITIALVAVLSMTVFALPPVGASDSAVVTDDVTEYYLQNAYTETEVHNAVTAVLAAYRGFDTLGEAVVVYSAGVGILLVLHKEVFE, encoded by the coding sequence ATGAACGAAATACTCGAGATCGCGCTGTTGGTGTTTGTCGTGGCATCAGCCCTCGTTACGGCGCTGTTGCGGGATGTACTCGGGTCGATCATCGCGTTTAGCGCGTACAGTCTGGGTATTTCGATCGTCTGGGTGTTCCTTCGAGCGCCCGACGTGGGACTCACGGAGGCCGCGGTCGGCGCTGGCGTCATAACGGTCTTGTTCCTGTTGACCATCGCCAAAACCGTTCGGCCGACGGGCGATCGGACGCTCGAACGCGTCAATCCCGGAGCGCTCGTCATCACGATCGCATTAGTCGCAGTGCTGTCGATGACCGTCTTCGCACTTCCACCGGTGGGAGCGTCGGATTCGGCGGTAGTCACCGACGACGTGACCGAATACTACCTGCAGAACGCGTACACCGAAACCGAGGTTCACAACGCCGTCACGGCTGTGCTCGCGGCCTACCGTGGGTTCGACACGCTGGGTGAGGCGGTCGTGGTCTACTCGGCAGGAGTCGGGATTCTCCTCGTTCTTCACAAGGAGGTGTTCGAATGA